In one window of Cupriavidus necator N-1 DNA:
- a CDS encoding DNA topoisomerase III, with protein MSKALIIAEKPSVAADIARALGGFTKHDEYFESDDYVLSSAVGHLVEIAAPDEYEVKRGKWSFANLPVIPPHFDLRPIAKTESRLKVLNRLIKRKDVTALINACDAGREGELIFRLIAQQAKAKQPVRRLWLQSMTQQAIRDGFASLREDEDMLPLADAARCRSEADWLVGINGTRAMTAFNSKGGGFFLTTVGRVQTPTLSIVVEREEKIKHFVPRDYWEVRAEFIAAAGLYEGRWFDPKFKKSEFDPEARESRLWSEAEAKSIVAACRDKTGTVTEESKPSTQQSPALFDLTTLQREANSRFGFSAKNTLGLAQALYEKHKVLTYPRTDARALPEDYLDTVKQTMDMLADSSPNYLPHAKKILAQGWVKPNKKIFDNSKISDHFAIIPTLQAPKNLSEPEQKLYDLVVRRFLAVFFPAAEFQVTTRITEVAGHHFKTEGKVLVNPGWLVIYGREAQGDKDAANLVPVAKDEKVKTDKVESVGLTTKPPARYNEATLLSAMEGAGKLVDDDALREAMAGKGLGTPATRAAIIEGLLTEKYLVREGRELIPTAKAFQLMTLLRGLGVLELTQAELTGEWEHKLSQIERGRMKRDEFMLEIAQMTQQIVKRAKEYDSDTIPGDYATLDTPCPQCGGQVKENYRRFACTACEFSISKIPGGRQFEIEEVEELLLKKEIGPLQGFRSKMGRPFAAILKLGKDDEGHYKMEFDFGQNDDDNDGEPVDFSGQEPVGTCPKCGGSVFEHGMKYVCENSTTSPKSCDFTTGKIILQQEISREQIGKLLTDGKTDLLTGFKSSRTGRNFKAFLVKQPDGKIGFEFEAREPKAGAKTAAKTTAKAASNGTAEAAPATKTAAKTAAKTPATKAPAKKPAAKKAPAKTAAAKKSRAAAAGE; from the coding sequence ATGTCAAAAGCCCTCATCATCGCGGAAAAACCGTCGGTCGCGGCGGATATCGCCCGTGCCCTCGGGGGGTTTACCAAGCACGACGAGTATTTCGAGAGCGACGACTACGTGCTGTCCTCTGCCGTCGGCCACCTGGTCGAGATCGCCGCGCCGGACGAATACGAGGTCAAGCGCGGCAAGTGGAGCTTCGCCAACCTGCCGGTGATCCCGCCGCATTTCGACCTGCGCCCGATCGCCAAGACCGAGTCGCGCCTGAAGGTGCTGAACCGGCTGATCAAGCGCAAGGACGTCACCGCCCTGATCAACGCCTGTGACGCGGGGCGCGAAGGCGAACTGATCTTCCGGCTGATCGCGCAACAGGCCAAGGCCAAGCAGCCGGTGCGCCGGCTGTGGCTGCAGTCGATGACGCAGCAGGCGATCCGCGATGGTTTCGCCAGCCTGCGCGAAGACGAAGACATGCTGCCGCTGGCCGACGCCGCGCGCTGCCGCTCCGAGGCCGACTGGCTGGTCGGCATCAACGGCACCCGCGCCATGACTGCCTTCAACAGCAAGGGCGGCGGCTTCTTCCTGACCACCGTGGGCCGCGTGCAGACGCCGACGCTGTCGATCGTGGTAGAGCGTGAAGAGAAGATCAAGCACTTCGTGCCGCGCGACTACTGGGAAGTGCGGGCCGAGTTCATCGCCGCCGCCGGCTTGTATGAAGGCCGCTGGTTCGACCCCAAGTTCAAGAAGAGCGAGTTCGATCCCGAGGCGCGCGAATCGCGCCTGTGGAGCGAGGCCGAGGCCAAGAGCATCGTCGCCGCCTGCCGCGACAAGACCGGCACGGTCACCGAGGAATCCAAGCCGTCGACGCAGCAGTCGCCGGCGCTCTTTGACCTGACCACGCTGCAGCGCGAGGCCAACTCGCGCTTCGGCTTCTCGGCCAAGAACACGCTGGGCCTGGCGCAGGCCCTGTATGAGAAGCACAAGGTCCTGACCTACCCGCGTACCGATGCGCGCGCGCTGCCCGAGGACTACCTGGACACGGTCAAGCAGACCATGGACATGCTGGCCGACAGCTCGCCCAACTACCTGCCGCACGCCAAGAAGATCCTGGCGCAGGGCTGGGTCAAGCCGAACAAGAAGATCTTCGACAACAGCAAGATCAGCGACCACTTCGCCATCATCCCGACGCTGCAGGCGCCCAAGAACCTGTCCGAGCCCGAGCAGAAGCTGTACGACCTGGTGGTGCGCCGCTTCCTGGCGGTGTTCTTCCCGGCGGCCGAGTTCCAGGTCACCACCCGCATCACCGAAGTCGCCGGCCACCACTTCAAGACCGAAGGCAAGGTGCTGGTCAACCCGGGCTGGCTGGTGATCTACGGCCGCGAGGCGCAGGGCGACAAGGACGCCGCCAACCTGGTGCCGGTGGCCAAGGACGAGAAGGTCAAGACCGACAAGGTCGAGAGCGTCGGCCTGACCACCAAGCCGCCCGCGCGCTACAACGAAGCCACGCTGCTGTCGGCAATGGAAGGCGCCGGCAAGCTGGTGGACGACGACGCGCTGCGCGAAGCTATGGCCGGCAAGGGCCTGGGCACGCCGGCGACGCGCGCGGCCATCATCGAAGGCCTGCTGACGGAAAAATACCTCGTGCGCGAAGGCCGCGAGCTGATCCCGACCGCCAAGGCATTCCAGCTTATGACGCTGTTGCGCGGCCTGGGCGTGCTGGAACTGACGCAGGCCGAGCTGACCGGCGAATGGGAGCACAAGCTCTCGCAGATCGAGCGCGGGCGCATGAAGCGCGACGAGTTCATGCTTGAGATCGCGCAGATGACGCAGCAGATCGTCAAGCGCGCCAAGGAATACGACAGCGACACCATCCCGGGCGACTACGCCACGCTGGACACGCCGTGCCCGCAATGCGGCGGGCAGGTCAAGGAGAACTACCGCCGCTTTGCCTGCACCGCGTGCGAGTTCTCGATCAGCAAGATCCCGGGCGGGCGCCAGTTCGAGATCGAAGAGGTCGAGGAGCTGCTGCTGAAGAAGGAAATCGGTCCGCTGCAGGGCTTCCGCAGCAAGATGGGCCGTCCGTTCGCCGCCATCCTCAAGCTGGGCAAGGACGACGAAGGCCATTACAAGATGGAATTCGACTTCGGCCAGAACGACGACGACAACGACGGCGAGCCGGTCGACTTCAGCGGCCAGGAGCCGGTGGGCACCTGTCCGAAGTGCGGCGGCTCGGTGTTCGAGCACGGCATGAAGTATGTCTGCGAGAACAGCACGACCAGCCCCAAGAGCTGCGACTTCACCACCGGCAAGATCATCCTGCAGCAGGAAATCAGCCGTGAGCAGATCGGCAAGCTGCTCACCGACGGCAAGACCGACCTGCTGACGGGGTTCAAGTCGTCGCGCACCGGCCGCAACTTCAAGGCCTTCCTGGTCAAGCAGCCGGACGGCAAGATCGGCTTCGAGTTCGAGGCGCGCGAGCCCAAGGCGGGCGCCAAGACGGCGGCGAAGACCACGGCCAAGGCGGCATCGAATGGCACGGCCGAGGCGGCGCCGGCAACCAAGACGGCAGCGAAGACCGCGGCCAAGACGCCAGCCACCAAGGCACCGGCCAAGAAGCCGGCGGCCAAGAAGGCTCCGGCCAAGACCGCCGCGGCAAAGAAGTCGCGCGCGGCAGCCGCCGGCGAGTAA
- a CDS encoding thioredoxin domain-containing protein translates to MTVYFPERDAGAIAGCLAERPQGRLVACLCAQWCGTCRDYLAALTALAARHPEDCFVWIDIETHADALGDIDIENFPTLLVQPASGGTPQFYGTLLPHIEVLERMLSRSAAMPASAEDVPQVLDWLLAGGSSAA, encoded by the coding sequence ATGACCGTTTACTTTCCAGAACGTGACGCCGGCGCCATTGCCGGGTGCCTGGCGGAGCGGCCGCAGGGCCGTCTGGTGGCCTGCCTGTGCGCGCAGTGGTGCGGCACGTGCCGGGACTACCTGGCGGCGCTGACGGCGCTGGCCGCGCGCCATCCGGAGGATTGCTTCGTCTGGATCGACATCGAGACGCATGCGGATGCGCTTGGCGATATCGATATTGAGAATTTCCCGACGCTGCTGGTGCAGCCTGCGTCGGGTGGCACGCCCCAGTTCTATGGCACCCTGCTGCCGCACATCGAGGTGCTGGAACGCATGCTGAGCCGCAGTGCGGCGATGCCGGCGAGTGCCGAAGACGTGCCGCAGGTGCTGGACTGGTTGCTTGCCGGGGGGAGCAGCGCCGCCTAG
- a CDS encoding YbdD/YjiX family protein, with protein sequence MLEQLGTMGRYLGQSLRLMVGLPDYQTYVAHMESTHPDREPMSYEAFFRERQEARYGGGQGKCC encoded by the coding sequence ATGCTGGAACAACTCGGAACCATGGGACGCTACCTTGGGCAGTCGCTGCGGCTGATGGTCGGGCTGCCCGACTACCAGACCTATGTCGCGCACATGGAAAGCACCCACCCGGACCGCGAGCCGATGAGCTACGAGGCATTCTTCCGCGAGCGCCAGGAGGCACGCTACGGCGGCGGGCAGGGCAAGTGCTGCTGA
- a CDS encoding LysR family transcriptional regulator, producing MDRLQSMRVFSKVVELGSFARAAQQLEMSNAVVTRYVADLESHLGTRLLNRTTRSLSLTDAGETYLQRCQQILEDVEEAESVVTARSQSLSGTLRLVTPVMFGLHLLPELLARFQRLYPDVVFDVILSDRNVDIVEEGRDVAVMLSDLGLGSHLVARPLLSAEVILCASPGYVAAHAPIRHAHELSHHRCIAMRLPSAEHEWTLLGPEGEVTVPIRPGLMCSNAELAHQAALADMGVAMLSSYLARPNIESGKLVHVLPQYQLPRRDVSVVYPSRKFLPTKVRAFIDFLLEEGQVRGKEAQPAPSASHGAQAVRT from the coding sequence ATGGATCGCCTGCAATCGATGCGTGTGTTTTCCAAGGTGGTGGAACTGGGAAGCTTCGCGCGTGCAGCGCAGCAGCTGGAAATGTCCAACGCAGTGGTGACGCGCTACGTGGCCGACCTGGAGAGTCATCTGGGCACGCGCCTGCTCAACCGCACCACCCGCAGCCTGTCGCTGACCGACGCAGGCGAAACCTACCTGCAGCGCTGCCAGCAGATCCTGGAAGACGTGGAAGAAGCCGAAAGCGTAGTCACGGCGCGCAGCCAGTCGCTGTCCGGCACGCTGCGGCTGGTCACCCCGGTGATGTTCGGCCTGCACCTGTTGCCGGAATTGCTGGCGCGCTTCCAGCGGCTGTACCCGGACGTGGTGTTCGACGTGATCCTGTCGGACCGCAACGTCGATATCGTCGAAGAAGGCCGCGACGTCGCCGTGATGCTGTCCGACCTGGGCCTGGGCTCGCACCTGGTGGCGCGCCCGCTGCTGTCGGCCGAGGTGATCCTGTGCGCGTCGCCGGGCTACGTGGCGGCGCATGCGCCGATCCGCCATGCCCATGAACTCAGCCACCACCGCTGCATTGCCATGCGCCTGCCCAGCGCCGAGCACGAATGGACGCTGCTGGGCCCGGAAGGCGAGGTGACCGTGCCGATCCGCCCCGGGCTGATGTGCAGCAATGCCGAGCTGGCCCACCAGGCGGCGCTGGCCGACATGGGCGTGGCCATGCTGTCGTCCTACCTGGCGCGCCCCAATATCGAATCCGGCAAGCTGGTGCACGTGCTGCCGCAATACCAGCTGCCGCGGCGCGATGTCAGCGTGGTCTATCCGAGCCGCAAGTTCTTGCCGACCAAGGTGCGCGCCTTTATCGACTTCCTGCTCGAAGAAGGGCAGGTACGGGGCAAGGAAGCGCAGCCGGCGCCATCCGCCAGCCACGGCGCGCAAGCCGTGCGCACCTGA
- a CDS encoding carbon starvation CstA family protein, whose translation MNRIGEHLVWLAVAALGAFAFGTVALARGEAVSALWIVVAALCIYLIAYRYYSRFIADKVMQLDPKRMTPAWRHNDGLDYVPTNKAVLFGHHFAAIAGAGPLVGPVLAAQMGYMPGMLWILAGVVFAGAVQDFMVLFISTRRDGRSLGDLVKSEMGTVPGMIALFGCFMIMIIILAVLALIVVKALADSPWGTFTVAVTIPIALFMGIYTRYIRPGRIGEVSVIGFVLLMLAIIGGQYVHESATLAPLFTYDGKALTWMLIIYGFIAAVLPVWLLLAPRDYLSTFLKIGTIIALAIGILIVAPELKMPAFTQFAKGGGPVWSGNLFPFLFITIACGAVSGFHALISSGTTPKLLENESHARFIGYGAMLAESFVAIMALVAASVIEPGVYFAMNSPAAVIGTTPEAVAQAVSTWGFVVTPDVLVQTAKDVGENTIISRAGGAPTLAVGIAHILHQVVGGQAMMAFWYHFAILFEALFILTAVDAGTRAGRFMLQDLLGSFIPSMRKTDSLVANLTATALCVAAWGYFLYQGVVDPLGGINTLWPLFGISNQMLAAVALVLGTCVLVKMKRGQYAWVTLVPTIWLLICTLTAGWQKLFHADPKVSFLTHAAKFSAAIAEGKVLAPAKSMEQMHRVVFNDYLDAGLCALFMLVVLSIVFYGFKTAMQARAAARPTAKETPFEPLPSGASAQ comes from the coding sequence ATGAATCGCATCGGAGAACACCTGGTGTGGCTGGCTGTCGCCGCGCTCGGCGCGTTTGCCTTCGGCACCGTCGCGCTGGCGCGCGGCGAGGCCGTCAGCGCGCTGTGGATCGTGGTTGCCGCGCTCTGCATCTACCTGATCGCCTACCGTTACTACAGCCGCTTTATCGCCGACAAGGTGATGCAGCTCGATCCCAAACGCATGACGCCGGCCTGGCGCCACAACGACGGCCTGGACTACGTGCCGACCAACAAGGCGGTGCTGTTCGGCCACCACTTCGCCGCCATCGCCGGCGCCGGCCCGCTGGTCGGCCCAGTGCTGGCCGCGCAGATGGGCTATATGCCGGGCATGCTGTGGATCCTGGCCGGCGTGGTGTTTGCCGGCGCGGTGCAGGACTTCATGGTGCTGTTCATTTCCACGCGCCGCGACGGCCGCTCGCTGGGCGACCTGGTCAAGTCCGAGATGGGCACGGTGCCGGGCATGATCGCGCTGTTCGGCTGCTTCATGATCATGATCATCATCCTGGCGGTGCTGGCGCTGATCGTGGTGAAGGCGCTGGCCGATTCGCCGTGGGGCACCTTCACGGTGGCGGTGACGATTCCGATCGCGCTGTTCATGGGCATCTACACGCGCTACATCCGTCCGGGCCGCATCGGCGAGGTATCGGTGATCGGCTTCGTGCTGCTGATGCTGGCCATCATCGGCGGCCAGTACGTGCACGAGAGCGCCACGCTGGCGCCGCTGTTCACCTACGACGGCAAGGCGCTGACCTGGATGCTGATCATCTACGGCTTTATCGCCGCCGTGCTGCCGGTGTGGCTGCTGCTGGCGCCGCGCGACTACCTGTCGACCTTCCTGAAGATCGGCACCATCATCGCGCTGGCCATCGGCATCCTGATCGTCGCGCCGGAGCTGAAGATGCCTGCCTTCACGCAGTTCGCCAAGGGCGGCGGGCCGGTGTGGTCGGGCAACCTGTTCCCGTTCCTGTTCATCACCATCGCCTGCGGCGCGGTGTCGGGCTTCCACGCGCTGATCTCGTCGGGCACCACGCCCAAGCTGCTGGAGAATGAATCGCACGCGCGCTTTATCGGCTACGGCGCGATGCTGGCCGAGTCCTTCGTCGCCATCATGGCGCTGGTGGCCGCCTCGGTGATCGAGCCGGGCGTGTACTTCGCCATGAACAGCCCGGCCGCCGTGATCGGCACCACGCCGGAAGCGGTGGCGCAGGCGGTCTCGACCTGGGGCTTCGTGGTCACACCGGACGTGCTGGTGCAGACCGCCAAGGATGTCGGCGAGAACACCATCATCTCGCGCGCCGGCGGCGCGCCCACGCTGGCGGTGGGCATCGCCCACATCCTGCACCAGGTGGTGGGCGGCCAGGCCATGATGGCGTTCTGGTATCACTTCGCCATCCTGTTCGAGGCGCTGTTCATCCTGACCGCCGTCGACGCGGGCACCCGCGCCGGCCGCTTCATGCTGCAGGACCTGCTGGGCAGCTTTATCCCGTCCATGCGCAAGACCGACTCGCTGGTTGCCAACCTGACCGCCACCGCGCTGTGCGTGGCGGCCTGGGGCTACTTCCTGTACCAGGGCGTGGTCGATCCGCTGGGCGGCATCAACACGCTGTGGCCGCTGTTCGGCATCTCCAACCAGATGCTGGCCGCGGTGGCGCTGGTGCTGGGCACCTGCGTGCTGGTCAAGATGAAGCGCGGCCAGTACGCCTGGGTCACGCTGGTCCCGACCATCTGGCTGCTGATCTGCACGCTGACCGCTGGCTGGCAGAAGCTGTTCCACGCCGACCCCAAGGTCAGCTTCCTGACCCACGCCGCCAAGTTCAGCGCCGCCATTGCCGAAGGCAAGGTGCTGGCCCCGGCCAAGTCGATGGAGCAGATGCACCGCGTCGTCTTCAACGACTACCTGGACGCCGGCCTGTGCGCGCTGTTCATGCTGGTGGTGCTGTCGATCGTGTTCTACGGTTTCAAGACCGCGATGCAGGCACGCGCCGCCGCCCGCCCGACGGCCAAGGAAACGCCGTTCGAGCCGCTGCCTTCGGGCGCCTCGGCCCAGTAA